A section of the Flaviflexus equikiangi genome encodes:
- a CDS encoding extracellular solute-binding protein, translating into MTLRSRWWRAMMPRIGAGIVLTALAVGVLAQERLTSPDLVVLCSNNVESCVAVVAEYEEMTGADVTVVRMPTTEALARIRVPKDVGEFDVWMGGPADAYTLAANEGLLAVPDIADSSNIPADLKDPDGRWYGIYGGILAFCVAADAQAPRTWEDLPEHDGVVIPNPLTSGTALTMLSVHYERLGSVDAAMAYMARLDDTVLTYTDSGTVPAHVVGSGRADVGVTFGPYCEREQLLGYDVTTVYPLDGTGFEVGAIAVLDESSARVEATRFVTFTISDTGQQIGAAAASQLPVSDRLDIHLTQELEDLDVPIFGRDMVAAGERRTDLITAWVRQVRHGAY; encoded by the coding sequence ATGACACTGCGATCGCGCTGGTGGCGCGCCATGATGCCACGTATCGGTGCGGGGATCGTGCTGACCGCACTCGCGGTGGGAGTTCTCGCCCAGGAGCGGCTCACGTCCCCGGACCTTGTCGTGCTGTGCTCCAACAATGTCGAATCCTGCGTTGCCGTCGTCGCCGAATATGAGGAGATGACGGGCGCGGACGTGACGGTCGTCCGCATGCCCACAACGGAGGCCCTTGCCCGCATCCGTGTCCCCAAAGATGTCGGTGAGTTCGATGTGTGGATGGGAGGGCCGGCAGATGCCTACACGCTGGCCGCGAACGAAGGCCTCCTCGCCGTCCCCGATATTGCCGACTCATCGAACATCCCGGCGGACCTCAAGGATCCCGATGGTCGATGGTATGGGATCTATGGCGGGATCCTGGCTTTCTGTGTCGCGGCCGACGCGCAAGCGCCCCGAACATGGGAGGACCTCCCGGAGCACGACGGCGTCGTCATCCCCAACCCGCTGACGTCGGGGACGGCACTGACGATGCTGTCCGTCCACTACGAGCGTCTCGGCTCCGTCGATGCTGCGATGGCATACATGGCCCGGCTCGATGACACGGTCCTCACCTACACCGATTCCGGTACCGTGCCCGCCCACGTCGTCGGCTCGGGCAGGGCCGACGTCGGAGTGACCTTCGGGCCCTATTGCGAGCGCGAACAGCTCCTCGGCTACGACGTGACAACGGTGTATCCCCTCGACGGGACAGGCTTCGAGGTGGGTGCCATCGCCGTCCTCGACGAATCATCGGCCCGTGTCGAGGCGACTCGTTTCGTCACGTTCACGATCTCCGACACCGGTCAACAGATCGGTGCGGCGGCCGCCAGCCAGCTCCCTGTCAGCGACCGCCTCGACATCCATCTCACCCAGGAGCTCGAGGATCTTGATGTGCCGATCTTCGGTCGAGACATGGTAGCGGCCGGTGAGCGGCGAACGGACCTCATCACCGCCTGGGTGAGGCAGGTGCGTCACGGTGCCTACTAG
- a CDS encoding ABC transporter ATP-binding protein, translated as MVGSVEGLRVEGLCVDMGRPIIRDLSLDIPRGGILAVVGPSGCGKTTLLKTIAGLMKPHRGRILIDGDDVTRVRAQSRQTGLVFQSPTLFPGVTVRDNIAFGLDDARMSERRRNDRVDSAMAIMNVTGLAQRLPHELSGGQGQRVCLARTLVRRPRVLLLDEPVAHVEAALRHAIHADIDTQVRRMGLSAIYVTHDIDEACTVGDRIAIMNEGRIVQMGSPRWVYDHPDSLFVAHLMGVENILSGTATALRGDSAHVTIGKLRVTLPCHPTVTPGPVTVFVTPESIALDRPDGLTGQIIAVGFARSHMVYDVETDIGTLVVHEPTSVEPRPLGTPVTVTLTGGWVRPRSHQAP; from the coding sequence ATGGTGGGCTCGGTCGAGGGGTTGCGTGTCGAAGGCCTCTGCGTGGATATGGGCAGGCCGATCATCCGCGACCTGAGTCTCGACATTCCGCGCGGCGGCATCCTTGCCGTCGTCGGCCCGTCGGGGTGCGGGAAGACAACGCTTCTCAAGACGATAGCGGGGCTGATGAAGCCGCACCGCGGCCGCATCCTCATCGACGGCGACGACGTGACCCGCGTGCGTGCCCAATCCCGCCAAACCGGGCTCGTCTTCCAATCGCCCACACTCTTCCCTGGCGTCACGGTGCGAGACAACATTGCCTTCGGTCTCGATGATGCTCGGATGAGCGAGAGGCGCAGGAACGACCGTGTCGATAGTGCGATGGCGATCATGAACGTGACGGGCCTGGCGCAGCGCCTGCCGCACGAGCTCTCGGGCGGGCAGGGGCAGCGCGTCTGTCTCGCCCGCACCCTCGTACGACGCCCCCGTGTACTCCTCCTCGATGAACCGGTCGCCCACGTCGAAGCGGCCCTCCGCCACGCCATCCACGCCGATATCGATACGCAGGTGAGACGCATGGGCCTCAGCGCCATCTACGTCACCCACGATATTGACGAAGCATGCACGGTGGGGGACAGGATCGCGATCATGAACGAGGGGCGGATCGTTCAGATGGGAAGCCCGCGGTGGGTCTACGACCATCCGGATTCCCTCTTCGTCGCACACCTCATGGGAGTCGAGAACATCCTCTCCGGGACGGCGACAGCCCTCCGCGGCGACAGTGCTCATGTGACGATCGGGAAGCTCCGAGTCACCCTGCCCTGCCATCCCACGGTCACGCCGGGGCCCGTCACCGTCTTCGTCACGCCCGAATCGATCGCACTCGACAGGCCTGACGGCCTCACGGGGCAGATCATCGCAGTCGGCTTCGCACGCTCCCACATGGTCTACGACGTCGAGACCGATATCGGCACCCTCGTCGTGCACGAACCGACCTCCGTCGAACCACGCCCACTCGGCACGCCCGTCACCGTCACGCTGACGGGCGGCTGGGTACGTCCCCGCTCCCACCAGGCGCCCTGA